A region of Anticarsia gemmatalis isolate Benzon Research Colony breed Stoneville strain chromosome 10, ilAntGemm2 primary, whole genome shotgun sequence DNA encodes the following proteins:
- the LOC142976219 gene encoding uncharacterized protein LOC142976219: MKLIVLIVAVLGSVAVEGGYFPRHYGPPPPHHGRDFHGGPHGAPGPHGPHWPHGPFGPHRQPNEDVRRFHDSNESSDSDSGPDSSGSGSGSSSEEIGWHGPGRKPCRGWRCPPRPTRGPWSKTSCVTKPTTPKRTVSTNKPWWWTPAVTKPTKGPVRSTPGWWETTAAMKEPSTVVSSTLPWWQTTPSQSKGPSTEESSTLPWWQTTPSQTKGSSTVGSSTLPWWQTTPSKTKGPSTEESSTLPWWETTPSPTKDPSTNWWDTTTSRPTQGSTSATRPTGVPTPKPSSSTWNPNTISTGGIPSSTTGPLRTTTASQVILDCIKNCQATNEYNPVCGTNFVTYDNIGKLNCAKQCGVAVDLLRKFACPPTPPPDNGRSTTSATEATMMTGRTTSLTDFQRCMSNCLITSDYSPVCGTDLVTYINKDRIKCAQECGLEIQVLCNSSCAACGHFKPTSTSTTKSTHSWSTTSSTTVRTTPTMSMEQCIRLCPATSEKNPVCGTNNVTYSNPGHLLCAQLCGQDVKIARFERCSSSVPAEEILFCISTCPVTSEYNPVCGTNNVTYTNRGHLNCAISCGADVKLRGERPCALLPDPNTSTSSNGQTTTSITKDTPSSTSWNPWTSSSSWTTPMTPTTSKSTTIGFTIPPDVLSSIFGGNTDEPSTQPTISTIDDDDEFSIDPRFGNSNEEEEYRKEFVFSK; this comes from the exons ATGAAGCTTATTGTGTTAATTG TTGCAGTGCTGGGCAGTGTAGCTGTCGAAGGTGGATATTTTCCAAGACACTATGGACCTCCTCCCCCTCATCATGGAAGAGATTTTCACGGTGGGCCCCATGGTGCTCCTGGGCCCCACGGCCCGCATTGGCCACACGGCCCGTTTGGTCCACATCGTCAGCCTAATGAAGACGTACGGCGGTTTCACGACTCAAACGAATCAAGTGATTCGGACTCAGGACCGGACAGTAGTGGCAGTGGCTCTGGTAGTTCCTCTGAAGAGATAGGATGGCATGGCCCAGGAAGAAAGCCCTGCCGAGGCTGGag ATGCCCCCCGCGACCGACCCGTGGACCGTGGTCTAAAACATCGTGTGTAACAAAACCTACGACTCCTAAACGGACGGTGTCTACTAATAAACCATGGTGGTGGACGCCTGCTGTAACTAAGCCAACAAAAGGCCCTGTTCGAAGTACACCCGGTTGGTGGGAAACGACAGCTGCTATGAAAGAACCCAGTACAGTGGTGTCATCTACTCTACCGTGGTGGCAAACTACACCATCTCAAAGTAAAGGGCCCAGTACAGAAGAGTCTTCTACTCTTCCTTGGTGGCAAACTACTCCATCTCAAACAAAGGGCTCTAGTACAGTGGGGTCATCTACCCTTCCGTGGTGGCAAACTACACCATCTAAAACAAAAGGGCCCAGTACAGAGGAGTCTTCTACTCTTCCTTGGTGGGAAACTACACCATCTCCTACAAAAGACCCTAGTACTAATTGGTGGGACACAACAACATCAAGGCCAACACAAGGATCTACGAGTGCTACAAGACCAACCGGGGTTCCCACTCCGAAACCTAGTTCATCTACATGGAACCCAAATACTATATCTACAGGAGGAATCCCATCCTCCACCACTGGCCCTCTAAGAACTACAACTGCGTCACAAGTTATACTTGACTGTATAAAAAATTGTCAAGCTACAAATGAATACAATCCTGTTTGTGGTACTAATTTTGTTACGTATGACAATATAGGAAAGCTGAATTGCGCTAAGCAGTGCGGTGTTG cGGTGGATTTATTGAGAAAGTTTGCTTGTCCCCCTACGCCACCCCCCGACAATGGACGATCTACTACTTCTGCAACGGAAGCAACAATGATGACAGGTCGTACTACTTCTCTGACAGACTTCCAGAGATGTATGAGTAATTGTCTCATAACATCTGACTACAGCCCTGTCTGCGGAACAGATCTAgtcacttacataaataaagataGAATAAAATGTGCCCAGGAATGCGGACTAG AAATACAAGTTTTATGCAATAGCTCTTGCGCCGCATGTGGTCATTTTAAGCCGACAAGCACATCGACCACTAAGTCAACCCATTCATGGTCAACTACATCAAGTACAACTGTTAGAACTACCCCGACCATGTCTATGGAACAATGTATAAGATTATGTCCTGCCACTTCAGAAAAGAACCCTGTGTGTGGAACCAACAATGTCACATATAGCAATCCTGGACATTTGCTCTGTGCTCAGCTTTGTGGACAAg ATGTGAAAATAGCCCGTTTTGAACGATGCTCTTCAAGTGTGCCTGCTgaagaaatattgttttgtataagtACATGTCCAGTAACATCTGAATATAACCCTGTTTGTGGAACAAATAACGTCACTTATACGAATCGAGGCCACCTGAATTGTGCCATAAGCTGTGGAGCTG ATGTAAAGTTAAGAGGGGAAAGACCGTGTGCTTTGCTTCCGGACCCCAATACTTCAACGTCATCAAACGGACAAACTACAACGTCGATAACCAAAGACACCCCTTCTTCAACATCGTGGAATCCTTGGACATCCTCATCGTCGTGGACTACTCCAATGACGCCTACGACAAGCAAAAGTACTACGATAGGGTTCACCATACCACCAGATGTCTTATCTTCGATCTTTGGCGGCAACACAGATGAACCAAGCACACAACCAACTATATCGACGATTGACGACGATGATGAATTTAGTATAGATCCTAGGTTCGGTAATAGTAATGAGGAAGAAGAGTACCGAAAAGAATTTGTATTCTCAAAATAA
- the LOC142976232 gene encoding protein takeout-like translates to MKYWNLIIAVIFLVFSESRGLSIAYQRPCRDLSPECLKNTLQSVIPIFASGSQDLGLEPLDPYKLERLNLTLSGITIHFSQGYAKGLKTCVVDFARLEDNILETQLHCNLTIRGKYRSSGSLLMFPIDGDGISTITCDNLKLHSILKFGSKEKNGRTYVEVESSVVNHAYDGRVKYDMTNLFKGNPGMSRAVLNFMNRNWRMVAEEFGTPIVDYGVKSIMKNVRRFFNVLSLDELKEL, encoded by the exons atgaaatattgGAACTTGATTattgctgttatttttttagtttttagtgaGTCTCGGGGTCTTTCAA TTGCATATCAAAGGCCATGCCGTGATTTATCCCCGGAATGTTTGAAGAATACTCTGCAATCAGTGATTCCGATATTCGCCAGCGGGTCTCAAGATCTGGGTCTCGAACCTTTAGACCCGTATAAATTGGAGCGACTGAACCTCACACTGTCTGGAATCACAATTCATTTCAGTCAAGGCTATGCGAAGGGACTGAAAACATGCGTCGTGGATTTTGCAag GTTGgaagataatattttagaaacgCAACTTCATTGCAATTTGACTATCCGAGGGAAATATCGATCTTCGGGTTCTCTTCTAATGTTCCCCATTGATGGCGATGGCATCTCTACTATTACATGCG ataatttaaaactGCATAGTATCCTTAAGTTTGGCTCGAAGGAGAAGAACGGACGAACATACGTGGAGGTCGAGAGTTCGGTAGTAAATCATGCATATGACGGAAGAGTGAAATATGACATGACTAATCTCTTCAAGGGCAATCCTGGAATGA GTAGAGCTGTCCTGAATTTTATGAATCGCAATTGGCGTATGGTCGCCGAAGAATTCGGAACACCGATAGTGGATTACGGCGTGAAGTCCATCATGAAGAATGTCCGAAGGTTCTTTAACGTTCTCTCATTAGACGAATTGAAGgaattgtaa
- the LOC142976022 gene encoding uncharacterized protein LOC142976022, whose product MVEEKEQEKANAEDTVEFGSKKNLCNVVHTVKPIHTFENIFGIFFFQMINGEIKPPNWKMKTFGILLLVGYIILFFCTLSLPTAITGTMNLVNVMDEVPGIVMLIQYVTCAITSSFLVNATYIRIINAFAELDTMLRVETITDFYKKSHTQTVKYLIILLFSHVINGVADFATAEVLSMSSMVALPLYLFQKLEILAFCKLIVMLKCRLVLINNYLTTFIQDQDKKNVTIFTIRDTKGATEEKFNFIGRASENNMKIRDLATMYDLIGKICSMINEVFNFQIFMTLVSTFIFIVITIWTSLYYYRKPENYSGPLINIAIWCFSAIYTVAVMSFTCERMLLVRNEAKVSVNKVIMNYDLPKTMRVQAKAFMELIEAWPLRIYIYDMFSVDITLMLKFISVATTYLIVIIQISHFV is encoded by the coding sequence atggtggAAGAAAAGGAGCAAGAAAAAGCTAACGCTGAGGATACTGTCGAATTTGGCAGTAAGAAAAACCTCTGTAACGTGGTACACACTGTCAAACCAATCCATACATTTGAGAACATTTTCGGAATATTCTTTTTCCAAATGATAAATGGAGAAATTAAACCTCCCAACTGGAAGATGAAAACTTTCGGTATACTCCTTCTTGTGggttacattatattatttttctgcaCTCTTTCCTTGCCCACTGCTATAACTGGTACTATGAATTTGGTGAATGTCATGGATGAAGTTCCCGGAATAGTGATGCTCATTCAGTACGTAACATGTGCTATAACATCCTCGTTCCTCGTCAATGCGACATATATTCGCATAATAAATGCTTTCGCTGAACTAGACACTATGTTACGTGTCGAAACAATaactgatttttataaaaaatcacacACGCAAACCGTCAAGTATttgataattttacttttttcccATGTCATTAATGGCGTTGCTGATTTCGCGACTGCCGAAGTGCTAAGTATGTCATCCATGGTTGCCTTGCCATTGTACCTTTTCCAGAAACTTGAAATACTGGCGTTTTGTAAGCTTATTGTTATGTTAAAGTGTCGATTAGTGTTGATCAACAACTATTTAACTACGTTCATACAAGATCAAGACAAAAAGAACGTTACGATATTTACGATTAGAGACACGAAGGGTGCCACCGAAGAGAAGTTTAATTTCATTGGAAGAGCTTCAGAGAATAATATGAAAATCAGAGACTTGGCAACGATGTACGATCTTATAGGAAAGATTTGTTCGATGATCAATGAAGTGTTtaactttcaaatatttatgacGCTCGTATCGACGTTTATATTCATAGTCATTACTATCTGGACATCGCTATACTACTATAGAAAGCCTGAAAATTACTCTGGACCGTTGATAAATATTGCTATTTGGTGCTTCAGTGCGATTTATACAGTGGCTGTCATGTCTTTTACCTGCGAACGCATGCTTTTAGTTCGCAACGAAGCTAAGGTGTCTGTCAACAAGGTGATTATGAACTATGATCTGCCGAAGACCATGAGGGTACAAGCGAAAGCATTCATGGAGCTGATCGAAGCCTGGCCTCTGCGTATCTACATCTATGACATGTTTTCCGTAGACATCACGTTAATGCTTAAATTCATTAGTGTGGCCACGACGTACTTGAttgttattatacaaatatctcACTTCGTGTAA